From the Micromonospora echinofusca genome, the window GCGGCCCTTCCCCGCTGTGGGCCCCCCGGCGTCGCGGCCCCCGCCGAGACGCCGTGGCCGCTGAAGCGACTCGAACCCTCGTCGGCCTGGCGGATCTCCCGGGGCGCCGGCGTCACGGTTGCGGTCATCGACTCCGGCGTCTCCGCCACCCATCCCGCGCTGAAGGGCCAGGTCAGGGTGGGCCGGGACTTCAACGGGCTGCCGCAGCAGGAGGGCCGCTGCGACCTGGCCGGGCACGGCACCATCGTCGCCGGCATCATCGCCGGGAAGGAGCGCGCCGGCACGTCGTTCAGCGGCATCGCGCCGCAGGCCAGGATCCTTCCGGTACGCGTCCTGCCCGACACCCGGACCACCGTCGACGAAGGGCTGCCGGGGCAGATCGCCACGGCGATCCGGTGGTCCGTGCAGAACGGCGCCGACGTCATCAACCTGTCGCTGGTGACCCTGGACCGCAAGGAACTCGCCGACGCCGTCCGCTACGCCCTCGACGAGGGGGTGGTCGTGGTCGCCGCCGCCGGCAACCGCCAGGAGAACCAGCAGGACATGCCCGCGTACCCGGCCGCCTACCCGGGCGTGATCGCGGTCGCCGGCGTGGACGAGGAGGGCGGCCACGTGGGCAGCTCGGTGAGCGGGGACTACGTCGACGTCGCGGCGCCCGGGCTGAACATCCTCGGTCCGGCTCCCGGGGGCGAGGGCTACCTGGCCGAGCCGCAGGGCGGCACCAGCTTCGCCGCCGCGTACGTCTCCGGGGTGGCCGCGCTCGTCCGGGCCGCCCACCCCGACCTCGGCCCGGAGCAGGTCGCCGACCGGCTGGTCCGGACGGCCGACAGCCCGCCCGAGGGGAAGAACGCCGAGGTCGGCCACGGGGTGGTGAATCCGTACCGGGCGGTGGCGAGCCTGCTCGGCAGCCGCATCGACCCGCCCGCCGGGGCGATGCCACCACCGCCCTCCACCGAGGATCCGCTCGCCTGGCAGGGCACCGTCGCGGTCTGGGTCGCCGCCGTGGGCGCGCTCGTCGCCGGGCTGCTGTTGTCCGTCAAGCCGATCCTGATCCGCGGGCGCCGCCGGGGCTGGCGCCCGGGCCGTCGCCCCTCCGGAGTGGACGCCACGACCGGCTGACGGCCCTTCCCACACCGCTGCGAGGGTGGGCCCAGGGCACGGCCTGCCTCATGAACCGTGACTGGCTGCGCCGGACCTCGGCGGCCGGCGGTGCAGTCCCCTCGGCTCGATACCACACGGGTATTTATATGCCGCGCAGGTATCAGCGTTCCGGCGGCAGTGGTTCCTCAACTCCACGCGCCTCCCACGTCTGCTGTCAGCCAGAACGCCGCCGGGACCGCGATCAGACCCGACACCCCGTGAGGCGTACGCCCCGCCACGCCCCTGGTCCCGGCGCACCTCGGGTGTCGGCGGGCGCCGCACGGCGCCCCGGACAGAGCGGAGCGCCGCCCACCGTGCGGTGGACGGCGCTCCGTCAGCGTCAGCGCAGGATGCCCGGCGTACCGCCGCCGTCGGCACCCCAGACGTCCTCGTCCTCCTCCAGCCAGGTGTTGCGCGCGGTCTCCTCGTCGCCGTAGCCGGCGCCACCCATACCGGCCATGCCACCGACACCCCGGGCCCCCGCGCCCTTGGCGCCGACACCGGCGGCACCCGCGCGCCCGCCGCCACGGCCGGCCCCGCCGGCCGCACCGCCGCCCATCATCGGACCCATGCCGCCCGCGCCCAGCTTGCCGCCGGCGCCGAGCTTGCCGCCGCCCCGGCCGCCGTTGCGTCCGGCGCCGGCCGCGCCCCCGCCCATCATCGGACCCATGTTGGGGCTCACCGGCCGGCCGAGCGAGCCGCCGCCCGGGATCACGCCCCCGCCGCCCAGGCCGCCGCCACCGGAGCCCAGCCCGCCACCGGCACCGAGCCCGGAGGTGCCGGGCAGGCCGCCGCCACCGGCACCGCCGAGGCCCGAGACGGGCGGGGCGCCGGCGCCGGCCAGCCCACTGCCGTAGTTCTCGCCGAGGCTGCCGGTGTTCGGCGGGTAGCCCCCGGTGCTCGGGGTGTAGCCGGTGCCCGGCGTGTAGCCGCCGCCGTTCAGGCCGGGGTGCGCGGTGGAGCCGACACCGACGCTCCCGGTCTCGGGCACGCCGGCCCCGCTGAGCGACGGCATGCCGCCACCCGGCATGCCGCCGGTCGAGGGCATTCCGCCCATACTGGGTGCGCCGCCAGGGCTGCCGGCGCCGGGGCCGCCGCCGAGGTCCGGCGTCTCCACGTTCGGAGTCCTGTCGAGGATCGGGGTGCTCTGGCCGGGCGTGCCCGAGTCGACGGTCACGTAGTCGCCGCTGACCTGGTTGTAGACCTTGGCCGCTTCCTCGGACTTGTCGTTGATCCAGTCGGCGAGCGAGGTGAGCGGGTCGAGCAGGCCCAGGAAGTCGGGCTTGACCTTCATCTCGAAGAGGCCCGTGTCGATCACGATCCGGCCGTTGCGTGCCTCCAGCACGTCGTTGACGCAGCTCGCGGGGATGGGGAAGTCGGCCTGCGCGGCACTGAGCTTGTCGGCGGCGGTCTTCAGCGACTGGACGATGCCGTTTTGCTTCTCGGCGTCGTCGACGACCCGTCCGGTGTCCGTGGCGATCTGCTTGATGTGAGTCTTGAAGGACTCGTACGCCGGGCCCTTCCACACCTCACCGAGATCGGCGACGTTCGTCTCCAGGCTCTCCTTGACGGAGTTCAGGTTCTTCAGCAGCTGCTCCCAGCCCAGCGCGGCGCTGGTGACGTCGCCCGGCCTGCCCGCGACGACGATCTGCTGGCACATCTCTTCCCAGCTCGGCATCCTGTCACCCTCCCGATCAGCCGTTGGATCCGTTGGTGGCGGCTTGGCTGAAGGCGCGCTCCATCTCGGCGGCGGACATGGCGTTCGCCTTCTCCGCCGTCTCGTAGTTCTCCTTGACCTCGCGCAGCGCGTTGGCGGCCTGGTAGAGGTCCTCGGCGAGCTTCCGGACGCTCTGCTGCGTGGCGGTGAAGAGGCTGCCGTGCTTGCGGGCCAGGTCGCCCGCCCGGTCGAAGGCGCCGAGCGGGCTCGTCGCCCCGCCGCCCACGCCGTTCATGCCGCTCGACGCCGCCGCGCCGCCCATCTTGTCCTGGATCTCGACCATCGTGTACGACTGCTTGTTGAGAAACGAGGCGTGCGACTCCAACCACTCGATGGCGCTGTCCAGGCTGGACGCGTCCCACTCCGTGTTGTCGCCGCTCTCGCCCGCCCCCGGCACCAGGCCGGAGGGCGTCTGCGCCCGGTTGACGTTGTCCATCGTGATGCCGCTGACGTGCACGGTGGGTGCCAGCGGGGTGATGGGCATGTAGGGGGTGTCCACCCGGATCTCGTCCGGCTGCTCCGTCCTGTCCACCCGTGGGCTCGTCCGGTCGTCCGTCATCGGTTCCTCCCCGTCGCCGACTGACAATCTGGCTTACTGCTGGTGCCCGCCGGGAGCCGGCGGAGGTGGGGGTGCCGTAGGCGCGGCGCCGGGCGGCGGCCAGGCCCCGGCCTGGGGTCCCGGCGGCGCACCGTACGGGTGGGGTCCGCCGGTGGGCGTCGGGCCGTACCCGGGCGGGGGCCCCGCCTGGGGCGGTGCGGGCATGCCCGGTGCTGCGCCATGCGGTGGGTAACCGGGCGGTGGGTAACCGGGCGGTGCGTGACCGGGCGGTGGGTAACCGGGCGGACCGGATCGGACGACGGCCGCCTTCCGTCGGGACCGGCGCACCAGCACGATCACGAGGATCAGCAGCGCGAGGGGCACGAGCAGGCAGAGCGCTCCCTGCACCAGCGCGCCGGTGTCCTTCTTCATGCTGATCGACACCGCCGGACCGTCGCCCTTCGACGGCGTCGCGGCACCCGCGGACGGGCCGGCACCCCCGGTGGCACCGGCGAGCAGTGGGTGCGCGTCCACCGCCGGCACGGACCGGGTCAGCGCGGCGAGCGGGTCGACCGCGCCGAAGCCGTACTGGTTGTCGCGGCCGGCCGGGCCCTTGTCGCGGGCGGTGCGGATCAACCGGTTCACCACGTTGGCCGCGTCCAGGTCCGGATACTTCGCGCGGACCAGCGCCGCCACCCCGGACATGATGGCGGCTGCGTCGCTGGTGCCGCTGCCGAGGCCGTAACCGTTGGGCGAGACGTACGTCGGCCGTGGCGAGATGATCTTCTCCATGGGCGCGGCGAGCACCGCCTCCGGCCCGCCGACGCTGTCGGCGAAGTGCCCGCCGTCCTTCGCCAGGCCGGTCACGGCGATGATGCCGGGAATGCTCGCCGGGCTGCCGACGCCCCGGGCACCCTGCTTCCGGTTGCCGGCGGAGGCGACCACGACGGCGTCCTTGTCCAGGGCGTACCGGACGGCCGCGACCTCCTCCGGGCTGGGCTGCGCGTCGGACCCGATGGACAGGTTGATCACGTCCGCGCCGGCGTCGGCCGCCCACCGGACGGCTTCCGCGACGTCTCCCGTGTCGAAGGGCCTGCCGAGCGCGACGGGCAGGATCCGCGCCTCGGGCGCGATGCCGAGGCACCGCATCACGCCGCCACCTCGCGACGCGATGATGCCCGCCATCGCCGTGCCGTGGGCCAACTCCCTGTCGTCGTCGCGCCGGCCGTCCGCTGCAGTCGCGGCGCCCACGCCCTTGCCCGGCAGGACCTGGCCGCGCAGGTCGGGAAGGCTCGCGTCGACACCGCTGTCGATGACCGCGACGGTGACGCCCTTGCCCTTGGTGAGCTTGTGGGCCTGCGGGATCTTCATCGTGTCGAGGTACCACTGAAGGCCGCGCACCGTGTCGGCGTGTGCCGGAGCAGGCGCGGCCAGTGGACCGGAACCGACGCCGACGACCACCGTCAGCGCCGCGACGGCCAGCCGGAGCTTGGACCGCGAAGGCTTGCCCGCACGCATGATTCTCCCAGGACCTATCGACGCACAACGCGACGCGGCTCCGGCCCGGTCGAACCGGACCGGAGCCGCGTCGGCGATTGTGTCAGTTCCACGCCTTGGCGTTGCTCATCTCGGTGCTGACGTAGTTCTCGCGGGCGATGCCCACCGCGCCACCGATGTCGTTCAGGATCTTGTTGATGTCCCGGACGGCGGCGTCCCACTGCGCCTGGTGCTGCTCGTAGGCGGCACGGTCCTCACCGTCCCACTGCAGCTTGGACAGCATCGAACGCAGCGTGTCCAGCTTCTCGTCGATGGTCCGCGAGATGGCCATCATCTGCTGGTTGCTGCTCTCGAGGACCGCGTAGTCGACCTTGATGCTCATGAGTTCCTCCCCTGCTCGTGTCGGCGGATCACGGGTTGAGTGCAGAGTGGAACTTGTCCAGCATCTGCTGCTGCTCTTCGTCGTTGACCTGGTGCGTCGTACCCGACTTGTCGAGCAGGTCGGCGATGTTGTCCATCGCCGTCAGCAGCTTGCCCGTGTCCTCGTTCCAGCGCTGCATGAGCGACTGGAAGCCGGTGGACGCCTGCCCCTTCCAGGCAATGGCCAGGTCGTCGACCACGTTCCACAGCTTCTTCAGCTCGCCGTCGACATCGCTGCGCGTGGAGCGCACGTCACCCGCGGCGGTATGCAGAGTCGCTGCTTCGACCTCGAACGCCATGCTTCACACCCTTCCGTCTTCTTGTGGCGGCGCAGTCGCCGCGTCCTCCCCCGCCGCAAGGCAATCACCCCACCGACGGACACTCAGCCAAGACGGTAGCGGACGCCGTCCAATATGCGCAGCCCTGCCCCAGCCAGCCGCTCGACGGCCGCGTCCCCTAGGAGGAACGGGAGTACGAGCGGACGTGCATCACCAGGCCCCCCACGAAGATGACGATCAGCATCACTACCGTGGCCCACTGCAGTCCGTCGTCCGCGACGGAGCCGAGAGCCACCGCGAACGCGGCCGCGCTACTGAGCACAACGATCTCCGCCACCCGCCGGACCGGACGCGAGCCGGTCACCTGCGCGACCAGCCCGAGCACGACGAAGACCGGCAGGGCGACCAGTGCGTACACGAACAGGACCGTCTGCCACGCCACGGCGCCGCCCACCTTTCGTCCGGCCGCTCAGGCCGTGTAGAACCCCGAATCCTGCACCCAGTCGATCTTGATGTCCTTGATGTCGGGATCGGGCCCCGAGGCGAAGCCCGGCCTGGACTCGGCGGTGAACTGGTGCACCTCGGCCCCCCGGAACGAGCTCGCGATGGTGGAGAGCGCCGACCCGATGTCCTGGAAGACGAGCGCGATGATCGCCATGCTGGCGGTCAGGCCGGCCACCCCGATCGCGTTCGCCAGCGGGATGGTGGGCGGGAACGCCTGGAGCGCCACCGCCGCGATCACCGCGATCAGGATCGTCGTCAACACGGCGACCAGCGCGTCGATCACGGAGTTGTAGTGGTCCTGGAGGCCCTGCAACGCGTCCTTGTTGGCGTTGAGCGCCTCGGCGAGAGCCGCGACCTCCATGTTGAGCTGCTGCACGAACGTGTCGAACGCCGCGCGGTCCTCGAAGTTCCACTCCTCGGCGGACGGCGGCACGCTCTCCATCGCCTTGCCGAACTGGTCCCCGCCGAGATAGGCGGCCGCGTCGCCCCAGTTCTTGACGGCCTTGGAGATCTCGTCGTTGTCGAAGGACTCGAGGTGGACGATGGCGGCGATGAGGATGCCGGCACCGGCCAGCCACATCCAGTTGGCGCGGGCCGCCCCGGCCAGCGTACGCACCGGCGCGGTCTGCGCCGCGACACTGTGCGTCCCCACCACCGAGCCCGAGGAATTGGCGATCAGGATCTCCGGCATCAGCGCCTCCCTGCGTCCTGCGCCCGCGAGGTCACTTGACCACCCAGGGCTGGTCCGACTTCTCCCAGTTGCTTGCGGTCTGCTGAAGGTTGTCGGCCGCCTTCTGCAGGTGCTCGACGCCCTTGCTCAGGTTGTCGACGTGCTCGTCGATCACCGCGTTGTGCCTGCCCACGGCGCCGATGCCCAGGATGGTCATGGACAAGCTGGAGAGCTTGACCTCGTCCAGCTTCTCCTTCGCGTTGCGCAGGAACGCCTTCGGGCCGTCCTCGGCGGCGAGCTTCTTCGAGGCATCCCTGATCGCGCCGACGTCGACCGTGTTCGCCACTGTCCTCCCCCTTCGTCGTCAGCCGCGCAGCCGGCGCAGCGGGTCGTTGATGTCCACCCCGAACTGACGGAACCACTCCTCGGGGGTCACCTTCCCCGCCTCGGCCCGCCGGATCAGGTCCGCGCCGCCGACCATCTCCTCCACCAGCTCGCGCTGCCGCTCGGCGTGCGCGGCGTAGGCGGCGTCGATCGCCGCCTGGAGCGACTCGACCAGCGTGAAGCTGTCCAGCCGCATGGCCCGGGGGTTGATCTCGATGTCGCCGACCTTCATGTCACCGTCGACGGTGACCTGGACCAGGCCGTCCGGGCTCTCCCCGACGACCCGCAGCTCGGCGCGCTGCCGCTGGAAGTCCGCGAGCCGGCGCTGCTGCTCCTGCGCCTGCTGCAGGAGACCCTGCAGGCCGGCCACTCCCGCGCCGCCGGGCGTCCACGATGTGCTCAAAACGGTCCCTCTCGTCGACTGCGACGCTCGTGCCGCAGGTTACCGGATGCCGTCACACCGGGGCGGTCCCGCCGACCGCCGCATCGGCGGGAGACCTCAGACCGGCTCCGCCCAGGCGGTCTGGATGAGCTGCTGGCCGTCGCGCCGGCGCACCAGCGTGCCCCGGCCCGGCGGCTGCGGGCTCGGCCGCAGCGTACCGAAGACCGCACCCTCCTCCCGGTTGCCCGACATCAGCAGGCCGGGCTGGTCCAGTTCGCGCAGGCGTTGCAGGACCGGCTCGTAGAGCGCCCGGGCCACGCCACCCACGCGCCGGGTGATGATCAGGTGGAGGCCGATGTCGCGGGCCTGGGGCAGCAGCTCGTGCAGGGCGCTGAGCGGGTTGTTGCCGCCCGAGGCGACCAGGTCGTAGTCGTCGACCAGGATGTAGAGGTCCGGCCCCTTCCACCAGCTGCGGTCGCGCAGCT encodes:
- the mycP gene encoding type VII secretion-associated serine protease mycosin, coding for MRESFRPGGTERARRPGRGARAVLRGAAAVLLGTAVVVPSPASAALPRCGPPGVAAPAETPWPLKRLEPSSAWRISRGAGVTVAVIDSGVSATHPALKGQVRVGRDFNGLPQQEGRCDLAGHGTIVAGIIAGKERAGTSFSGIAPQARILPVRVLPDTRTTVDEGLPGQIATAIRWSVQNGADVINLSLVTLDRKELADAVRYALDEGVVVVAAAGNRQENQQDMPAYPAAYPGVIAVAGVDEEGGHVGSSVSGDYVDVAAPGLNILGPAPGGEGYLAEPQGGTSFAAAYVSGVAALVRAAHPDLGPEQVADRLVRTADSPPEGKNAEVGHGVVNPYRAVASLLGSRIDPPAGAMPPPPSTEDPLAWQGTVAVWVAAVGALVAGLLLSVKPILIRGRRRGWRPGRRPSGVDATTG
- a CDS encoding WXG100 family type VII secretion target, translating into MPSWEEMCQQIVVAGRPGDVTSAALGWEQLLKNLNSVKESLETNVADLGEVWKGPAYESFKTHIKQIATDTGRVVDDAEKQNGIVQSLKTAADKLSAAQADFPIPASCVNDVLEARNGRIVIDTGLFEMKVKPDFLGLLDPLTSLADWINDKSEEAAKVYNQVSGDYVTVDSGTPGQSTPILDRTPNVETPDLGGGPGAGSPGGAPSMGGMPSTGGMPGGGMPSLSGAGVPETGSVGVGSTAHPGLNGGGYTPGTGYTPSTGGYPPNTGSLGENYGSGLAGAGAPPVSGLGGAGGGGLPGTSGLGAGGGLGSGGGGLGGGGVIPGGGSLGRPVSPNMGPMMGGGAAGAGRNGGRGGGKLGAGGKLGAGGMGPMMGGGAAGGAGRGGGRAGAAGVGAKGAGARGVGGMAGMGGAGYGDEETARNTWLEEDEDVWGADGGGTPGILR
- a CDS encoding S8 family serine peptidase, yielding MRAGKPSRSKLRLAVAALTVVVGVGSGPLAAPAPAHADTVRGLQWYLDTMKIPQAHKLTKGKGVTVAVIDSGVDASLPDLRGQVLPGKGVGAATAADGRRDDDRELAHGTAMAGIIASRGGGVMRCLGIAPEARILPVALGRPFDTGDVAEAVRWAADAGADVINLSIGSDAQPSPEEVAAVRYALDKDAVVVASAGNRKQGARGVGSPASIPGIIAVTGLAKDGGHFADSVGGPEAVLAAPMEKIISPRPTYVSPNGYGLGSGTSDAAAIMSGVAALVRAKYPDLDAANVVNRLIRTARDKGPAGRDNQYGFGAVDPLAALTRSVPAVDAHPLLAGATGGAGPSAGAATPSKGDGPAVSISMKKDTGALVQGALCLLVPLALLILVIVLVRRSRRKAAVVRSGPPGYPPPGHAPPGYPPPGYPPHGAAPGMPAPPQAGPPPGYGPTPTGGPHPYGAPPGPQAGAWPPPGAAPTAPPPPPAPGGHQQ
- a CDS encoding YbaB/EbfC family nucleoid-associated protein, producing MSTSWTPGGAGVAGLQGLLQQAQEQQRRLADFQRQRAELRVVGESPDGLVQVTVDGDMKVGDIEINPRAMRLDSFTLVESLQAAIDAAYAAHAERQRELVEEMVGGADLIRRAEAGKVTPEEWFRQFGVDINDPLRRLRG
- a CDS encoding WXG100 family type VII secretion target; the protein is MSIKVDYAVLESSNQQMMAISRTIDEKLDTLRSMLSKLQWDGEDRAAYEQHQAQWDAAVRDINKILNDIGGAVGIARENYVSTEMSNAKAWN
- a CDS encoding WXG100 family type VII secretion target, with product MAFEVEAATLHTAAGDVRSTRSDVDGELKKLWNVVDDLAIAWKGQASTGFQSLMQRWNEDTGKLLTAMDNIADLLDKSGTTHQVNDEEQQQMLDKFHSALNP